In Schaalia sp. JY-X169, the following are encoded in one genomic region:
- the ruvX gene encoding Holliday junction resolvase RuvX, protein MGLDIGSARIGVAFAPGDAAVAIPLEYVPAKPRKRALRLITKQVRERGAIEVVVGLPKHLNGTEGESAHLVREFSAALATMLPDVRLCLVDERRSTIAAKELLHERGIQEKEQRLLIDSVAAQVILEHALEVERVSAKPPGEEIRVMNLDERGDDEQQ, encoded by the coding sequence ATCGGCCTCGATATCGGAAGCGCTCGTATCGGTGTCGCATTTGCCCCTGGGGATGCCGCTGTCGCGATTCCTTTGGAGTATGTCCCAGCGAAGCCCCGGAAGCGTGCCCTTAGACTCATAACAAAGCAGGTTCGCGAGCGCGGTGCAATTGAAGTTGTTGTTGGGTTGCCCAAGCATCTGAACGGAACCGAAGGAGAATCCGCACATCTCGTTCGTGAGTTTTCGGCCGCGCTTGCTACTATGCTGCCTGACGTGAGACTTTGCCTGGTGGATGAGCGACGCTCGACTATCGCCGCAAAGGAACTACTGCATGAACGTGGGATCCAAGAGAAGGAGCAACGTCTTTTGATTGATTCCGTCGCGGCACAAGTCATCCTTGAACACGCACTGGAAGTAGAGCGGGTAAGCGCTAAGCCTCCCGGTGAGGAGATTCGGGTGATGAACTTAGACGAGAGGGGTGACGATGAGCAACAGTAG
- the rpsD gene encoding 30S ribosomal protein S4, giving the protein MADNRARKQVRQSRALGIPLTPKAVRYFEKRPYGPGEHGRTRRRQESDYAVRLKEKQRLRAQYGIREAQMANTFQEARRMQGMAGENLVSLLETRLDALVLRSGFARTTAQARQAVVHRHILVDGKIVDRPSFRVKPGQVIQVKPKSQTTVPFEVAAAGAHQEVLPKVPGYLDVDIANLKATLTEIPKRSDVPVECDVQMVVEYYSR; this is encoded by the coding sequence ATGGCAGATAATCGTGCACGCAAGCAGGTGCGCCAATCACGCGCCCTCGGTATCCCGCTGACCCCGAAGGCAGTGCGCTACTTTGAGAAGCGCCCTTACGGACCCGGAGAGCATGGCCGCACACGCCGCCGTCAAGAGTCCGATTACGCGGTTCGACTCAAGGAAAAGCAGCGTCTTCGCGCCCAGTACGGTATCCGTGAAGCACAGATGGCGAACACGTTCCAAGAGGCTCGTCGCATGCAGGGCATGGCTGGTGAGAACCTCGTGTCATTGCTAGAGACCCGACTGGACGCCCTTGTCTTGCGCTCAGGGTTTGCACGCACCACCGCTCAGGCACGCCAGGCGGTTGTCCACCGCCACATCCTGGTGGATGGCAAGATCGTTGATCGCCCTTCGTTCCGAGTCAAGCCGGGCCAGGTCATTCAGGTGAAGCCGAAGTCCCAGACCACTGTACCGTTCGAGGTCGCAGCCGCTGGCGCTCACCAGGAGGTCCTGCCCAAGGTCCCCGGTTACCTTGACGTAGATATCGCAAATCTCAAGGCAACGCTGACGGAGATCCCGAAGCGCAGCGACGTCCCTGTTGAGTGCGACGTCCAGATGGTTGTTGAGTACTACTCGCGCTAA
- a CDS encoding L-threonylcarbamoyladenylate synthase produces the protein MKIVELHPDNPQPRLVRQIVAVLNDGGTIALPTDSGYAVACMLGNKDGMDVIRRIRNLDDKHNFSLLCQSFGQLGELVIVDNKAYRTIKALTPGAYTFILPATKEVPRMTLNKKKKTVGVRLPDHKVTQAIVEELGAPLLCSTLIMPGEDEPLTDAEDVAARIGNEVDLVVDAPVGLAGATTVIDFIPGYPEVVREGAGDTSLFA, from the coding sequence ATGAAGATCGTTGAACTACACCCAGATAACCCTCAACCACGACTCGTTCGCCAGATCGTTGCTGTTCTGAATGACGGTGGCACAATAGCGCTCCCTACTGATTCCGGTTATGCCGTTGCCTGCATGCTTGGCAACAAGGATGGTATGGATGTGATCCGCCGCATCCGCAACCTCGATGACAAGCACAATTTTTCCCTGCTGTGCCAGTCGTTCGGACAGTTGGGCGAACTGGTAATAGTGGATAACAAGGCCTACCGCACAATCAAAGCGCTGACGCCGGGGGCGTACACCTTCATACTTCCTGCCACGAAGGAAGTCCCGCGAATGACCCTGAACAAGAAGAAGAAGACGGTGGGTGTCCGTCTACCAGACCACAAGGTCACCCAGGCTATCGTCGAAGAGCTGGGGGCGCCGTTGCTTTGCTCCACCCTGATCATGCCCGGAGAGGATGAGCCGTTGACCGATGCTGAAGATGTGGCGGCAAGGATCGGGAACGAAGTTGACCTCGTTGTTGATGCTCCGGTTGGGCTTGCGGGTGCGACCACGGTTATTGACTTCATTCCCGGCTACCCGGAAGTCGTGCGTGAGGGTGCTGGCGACACATCCTTGTTTGCCTAA
- the mltG gene encoding endolytic transglycosylase MltG — MSNSSSEDASGSPFPSRRDLHASRIPSRGAASSSDASADYSAAGVAETEVVGQALPTPAVSHTSEGSFPTRREHLIETGALPQVKQRSPKKSERLAKKAEDSAMKVEVTSGREPSPQPSLGTRPLAPGNGVPPTRLNSGAVSPLNGRASTPSKMKAKKAPKWRVALILILLLALVGGAVYWAWMGLSGDSATSQEELDFPGPGEGSVEVTITTGELGSEIGQSLVDAGVVKTVRGFTLAFEGNSASATIKPGTYTLKLGMRSADALAALLDEANRSDNAITVNAGQTAAQVYERMISVGGFTQDEIDQALADPAVLGLPEAADGNVEGWLAAGSYEVAIGESATDVLMTMVGRTTALLTDLGIAEADWQETLIKASILEREAGVPDDLPKVARVILNRLELPEAETRGLLQMDSTVLYGVGKSGGLPTAEDLGSDSPYNTYRVQGLPPTPIATPSQAAIEATINPADGDWLYFVTVNLDTGETLFSSTLAEQTSNIELLTQWCEQNEGRC, encoded by the coding sequence ATGAGCAACAGTAGCTCTGAGGACGCTTCGGGCAGTCCCTTTCCATCACGGCGCGATCTGCATGCTTCGCGGATACCTAGCAGGGGAGCCGCGAGTTCAAGCGATGCGAGCGCTGATTACAGCGCCGCAGGCGTGGCTGAAACTGAGGTCGTTGGACAAGCCTTGCCGACACCCGCTGTGTCTCACACGTCCGAGGGGTCATTCCCGACGCGTCGAGAGCACCTCATCGAGACCGGCGCACTTCCTCAAGTCAAACAACGCTCGCCAAAGAAGTCCGAGCGACTCGCAAAGAAGGCAGAAGATAGCGCGATGAAGGTAGAGGTGACTTCCGGTCGTGAACCTTCGCCTCAGCCAAGCCTCGGCACTCGCCCTCTAGCACCCGGTAATGGTGTTCCGCCCACTCGACTAAACTCCGGAGCAGTTTCCCCGCTGAATGGTCGGGCAAGTACCCCTTCAAAAATGAAGGCCAAGAAGGCCCCTAAGTGGCGCGTCGCACTGATCCTGATCCTGCTACTTGCCCTGGTGGGTGGAGCTGTCTACTGGGCGTGGATGGGTCTGAGTGGCGACTCTGCGACCTCGCAAGAAGAGCTTGATTTCCCGGGTCCGGGCGAAGGTAGCGTTGAAGTCACAATCACAACAGGAGAGCTTGGCTCTGAGATCGGTCAGTCGCTGGTCGACGCCGGCGTTGTGAAGACGGTCCGTGGTTTCACACTAGCATTTGAAGGAAACTCTGCCTCGGCAACCATCAAGCCTGGAACCTACACCCTCAAGCTAGGTATGAGGTCCGCAGATGCTCTTGCTGCACTCCTTGACGAGGCCAACCGAAGCGACAACGCGATTACAGTGAATGCCGGTCAGACGGCCGCTCAGGTCTACGAGCGCATGATCTCGGTTGGCGGCTTCACCCAGGATGAAATCGACCAGGCCCTTGCAGATCCTGCAGTGCTTGGACTGCCGGAGGCTGCAGACGGCAACGTTGAGGGTTGGCTCGCTGCCGGGTCCTACGAGGTGGCCATCGGGGAGAGTGCAACGGACGTCCTGATGACGATGGTGGGCCGTACAACCGCGTTGCTGACTGACTTGGGAATTGCTGAAGCCGACTGGCAAGAAACCCTCATTAAGGCATCAATTCTTGAGCGTGAAGCAGGCGTCCCTGACGATTTGCCCAAGGTGGCACGTGTAATCCTCAATCGCCTTGAGTTGCCGGAAGCTGAGACGCGGGGGCTCCTTCAGATGGACTCAACTGTGCTTTATGGAGTTGGTAAATCGGGTGGACTACCCACGGCGGAGGACTTGGGTTCGGACAGTCCCTACAACACCTACCGAGTTCAAGGTCTTCCCCCGACACCTATTGCAACACCTTCCCAGGCTGCCATTGAAGCGACGATCAATCCCGCAGATGGCGATTGGCTCTACTTTGTCACGGTAAACCTGGATACGGGAGAGACACTGTTCAGCTCAACACTTGCAGAGCAAACAAGCAACATCGAGTTGCTTACCCAGTGGTGTGAGCAAAATGAAGGCAGGTGCTGA
- a CDS encoding shikimate dehydrogenase gives MKRWAGVIGSPIEHSLSPILHDTAFGLLGLDWEYRKYRVETDELATFIAGVGADCVGLSVTSPLKRAVLPLVDATDGLANLVEAANTVAFSSSMSAAFNTDVQAIVDTVRPHLVAPSVTGSSGLGLLVPENAGPLTSLPPAVVVGTGATACSALAALKSLGATKVYLVGRSFAGPQNAYVIGMALGLEVHSVLLRVVDRYLPALNATPVLISTVPPAATVDLASKLTPLRDGVLLDVTYSSGQTPLENRFVRAGAHVTSPLTMLTLQGIAQVKIWTSEDVPFDPVHKAVTAARQ, from the coding sequence ATGAAGCGGTGGGCTGGCGTCATTGGGTCACCGATCGAGCACTCATTGTCACCGATCCTGCACGATACTGCATTCGGGCTGCTCGGTCTTGATTGGGAGTATCGCAAGTACAGGGTTGAGACAGACGAGTTAGCCACCTTCATTGCAGGTGTTGGAGCGGACTGTGTGGGACTCAGCGTCACATCGCCCCTGAAGCGCGCAGTACTACCTCTGGTGGATGCGACAGACGGACTCGCGAACCTGGTAGAGGCGGCCAACACCGTTGCTTTCTCCTCATCCATGAGCGCGGCGTTTAACACTGATGTCCAAGCAATAGTTGACACAGTTCGCCCCCACTTGGTCGCACCTAGTGTCACAGGTAGCTCCGGGCTGGGCCTCTTGGTTCCAGAAAATGCAGGGCCCCTCACCTCACTTCCTCCCGCAGTGGTCGTCGGTACAGGCGCTACCGCGTGTTCCGCTCTAGCTGCACTCAAATCTCTGGGCGCCACAAAGGTCTACCTGGTAGGAAGATCCTTCGCGGGCCCTCAGAATGCATACGTAATCGGAATGGCTCTTGGCCTCGAAGTGCACAGTGTGCTTCTCAGAGTTGTCGACCGGTACCTCCCCGCACTCAACGCCACCCCCGTACTGATCTCTACCGTGCCGCCCGCTGCCACAGTTGACCTCGCATCGAAGCTGACGCCACTTCGTGACGGGGTCTTGCTCGACGTCACATACTCATCGGGGCAGACCCCCCTTGAGAACAGGTTCGTGCGCGCGGGAGCGCATGTGACTTCTCCGTTGACCATGCTTACTCTGCAGGGGATTGCCCAGGTGAAGATTTGGACGTCCGAGGACGTTCCTTTTGATCCGGTACACAAAGCGGTCACAGCTGCGCGGCAATGA
- the alaS gene encoding alanine--tRNA ligase — protein MRTHEIRERWINYFAANQHEIRPSVPLLSPEPSILFTIAGMVPFIPYITGEEEPPWPRVASVQKCIRTNDIDNVGHTSRHGTFFQMNGNFSFGDYFKEGAIHYAHDLLTGAVEDGKYGLDADRLWVTIWDGDQESLDVLTKQIGMDSKHIVRLPRVENFWSTGQPGPAGPCCEWHYDRGPAYGPEAVDTTTDPGGDRYLELWNLVFDQYMRGEGEGQNYELLHELDRKCIDTGAGLERLAFVLQGKANMFEIDEVRPVITKVEEISGRRYGSGGEDDVRMRVIADHIRSSMMLINDGVRPGNDGAGYVLRRLMRRAVRSVRLLGVDEVTLPELFPVSRDAMSPSYPDLLTNWDTIADVAYGEEVSFRRTLDAGTTIFDVASRKAEEESTSGVATLSGEAAFALHDTYGFPIDLTLEMAREKGLAVNEAQFRKLMSEQKERARADARAKKAGHVDVKVFHEIADSIGGGSEFVGYTSATGESQIAGLLVDGIPVPFVEGPAQVDVVLTRTPFFAEAGGQKADQGVIRVENGVELEVFDVQSPLKGLSVHRTTLPAGTVAVGDRAYAEIDRERRLAIARAHTSTHMIHKALHEVVSERATQAGSENSPSRMRLDFRHGKALTNTQLSDIEAMVNAKMMDDLEITETVLPVEEAKARGAMALFGEKYGKDVRVVTIGDDWSMEICLGTHVSATGQIGRLNILSESSIGSGVRRVDALVADSSYEFQSAEHLLVSQLTNLLRGKPEELPEKISTLLDRVKSTERDLAALQSQLLRSKAADIAEGATRVGVVRMAKADLGTVSSADAVRDVVLDVRNRLGASEPVVVALGAVMNDRPILVVATNQSARDGGIRAGDLVRTGAKVLGGGGGGKADVAQGGGTDPNALQDALQAVAAQVSGVAS, from the coding sequence ATGCGCACACACGAGATTCGCGAGCGATGGATCAACTATTTCGCTGCCAATCAGCATGAGATTCGTCCTTCGGTACCACTGTTGTCGCCCGAGCCGTCCATTCTCTTCACCATTGCCGGAATGGTTCCTTTTATCCCTTACATAACAGGGGAGGAAGAACCACCGTGGCCTCGTGTCGCTTCGGTGCAGAAGTGCATTCGTACAAACGATATTGACAACGTCGGGCATACCTCGCGCCACGGCACCTTTTTCCAGATGAACGGTAACTTTTCATTTGGGGACTACTTCAAAGAAGGCGCGATTCACTACGCTCATGATCTCCTCACGGGTGCGGTCGAGGACGGTAAGTACGGCCTCGACGCCGACCGCCTTTGGGTGACTATCTGGGACGGCGATCAGGAAAGCTTGGACGTGCTCACCAAGCAGATCGGCATGGACTCCAAACACATTGTCCGCCTTCCCCGCGTTGAGAACTTCTGGTCCACCGGCCAGCCCGGCCCTGCTGGACCCTGCTGCGAATGGCATTATGACCGTGGTCCCGCATACGGCCCAGAAGCGGTTGACACTACGACCGATCCGGGTGGAGATCGTTATCTAGAGCTGTGGAACCTCGTTTTCGATCAGTACATGCGCGGTGAAGGCGAAGGCCAGAACTACGAACTACTGCACGAGCTGGATCGCAAGTGCATCGATACAGGTGCGGGTCTCGAGCGGCTGGCGTTCGTGTTGCAAGGCAAAGCAAACATGTTCGAGATCGATGAGGTCCGACCAGTCATCACCAAAGTGGAAGAAATCTCCGGTAGGCGTTACGGTTCCGGTGGTGAAGATGACGTCCGCATGCGAGTCATTGCTGACCATATCCGCTCTTCCATGATGTTGATCAATGATGGCGTCCGCCCAGGTAATGACGGTGCTGGTTACGTTCTCCGCCGCCTAATGCGGCGCGCAGTCCGCTCGGTGCGTTTGCTGGGTGTTGACGAAGTGACGCTCCCGGAGCTTTTCCCTGTTTCACGAGATGCCATGTCTCCCTCGTACCCCGACCTACTGACCAACTGGGACACGATCGCCGACGTCGCGTATGGTGAAGAGGTTTCCTTCCGACGCACGTTGGATGCAGGAACCACAATCTTTGACGTGGCAAGTCGCAAGGCTGAGGAGGAGTCTACGAGCGGTGTTGCAACCCTGTCGGGCGAGGCCGCTTTCGCGCTTCACGACACCTACGGATTCCCGATCGACCTCACCCTCGAAATGGCGCGTGAGAAGGGACTTGCGGTTAACGAGGCACAGTTCCGCAAGCTCATGAGTGAGCAGAAGGAACGTGCCCGCGCGGATGCTCGCGCAAAGAAGGCCGGTCACGTTGACGTCAAGGTGTTCCACGAGATCGCGGATAGCATTGGCGGAGGCAGCGAATTTGTTGGTTACACCAGTGCCACCGGGGAGTCCCAGATTGCGGGCCTCCTTGTCGACGGAATTCCAGTGCCGTTCGTGGAAGGACCCGCCCAAGTGGATGTGGTCCTCACCCGCACACCGTTCTTTGCTGAGGCCGGTGGACAGAAGGCCGATCAGGGTGTCATTCGGGTTGAGAATGGCGTTGAACTGGAAGTCTTTGATGTCCAGTCACCTCTCAAAGGTCTATCTGTTCACCGCACCACGCTGCCAGCTGGCACCGTGGCAGTCGGGGATAGGGCCTACGCCGAAATTGATCGTGAACGCAGGCTCGCCATCGCGCGTGCTCACACGTCGACCCATATGATCCATAAAGCACTCCACGAGGTCGTGTCCGAGCGGGCAACACAGGCAGGATCCGAGAACTCGCCGTCACGAATGCGCCTTGACTTCCGCCACGGCAAGGCACTGACGAACACTCAGCTGTCCGATATCGAGGCAATGGTCAATGCCAAGATGATGGATGACTTGGAGATTACGGAGACCGTCCTCCCAGTCGAAGAGGCGAAGGCGCGCGGCGCCATGGCCCTCTTTGGGGAGAAGTACGGCAAAGACGTCAGAGTGGTCACCATCGGTGACGATTGGTCAATGGAGATTTGTCTGGGGACACACGTGTCGGCAACCGGGCAGATTGGCCGCCTCAACATCCTTTCAGAGTCTTCTATTGGCTCTGGGGTCCGCCGTGTCGACGCACTTGTCGCGGATTCCTCGTACGAGTTCCAATCGGCGGAGCATCTTCTGGTTTCACAATTGACGAATCTGCTGCGCGGCAAGCCAGAAGAGCTCCCTGAGAAGATCTCTACCCTTCTTGACAGGGTGAAGTCCACTGAGCGTGATCTTGCTGCACTGCAAAGCCAACTCTTGCGCTCCAAGGCTGCGGATATCGCCGAGGGCGCGACCCGTGTCGGGGTGGTTCGGATGGCAAAAGCCGACCTCGGAACAGTGTCTAGTGCCGATGCGGTTCGGGACGTGGTTCTAGACGTGCGCAACCGACTTGGTGCTAGTGAACCCGTGGTTGTTGCCTTGGGGGCTGTCATGAATGACAGACCTATCCTGGTGGTGGCTACCAATCAGAGCGCCAGGGATGGCGGTATCCGAGCTGGGGACCTTGTCAGGACTGGAGCAAAAGTCCTTGGTGGGGGTGGCGGTGGCAAAGCCGATGTTGCTCAGGGTGGCGGAACTGATCCCAATGCACTTCAAGATGCATTGCAAGCTGTCGCTGCTCAAGTGAGCGGAGTGGCGTCCTGA
- a CDS encoding prepilin peptidase: MSGAAALYVGSWGADIPVGGWGFAAIGTGASLEGGTVTALGVSLASLGWMSILIDSRVRKLPDQLTGLLAVEVAVLILVSPWTIGVASQWFLPIVAGAVVWTLPLAVGQRLGQVGLGDVKLAPVLGAALATCSFRVALLGLAAAFVAAAIRALFLTVRGGLSKRFSFGPYLMGSALGCWALATLGPLSPGSSGL; this comes from the coding sequence GTGAGCGGAGCTGCGGCCCTATACGTCGGTTCTTGGGGTGCTGACATACCGGTCGGGGGTTGGGGCTTCGCCGCAATTGGAACAGGAGCTAGCCTTGAGGGTGGAACTGTCACTGCGCTTGGAGTCTCACTCGCATCACTCGGTTGGATGAGCATACTGATTGATTCCAGAGTTCGGAAGTTACCCGACCAACTCACTGGGCTCCTGGCGGTCGAGGTCGCAGTGCTCATACTCGTCTCTCCCTGGACAATTGGTGTTGCGTCGCAGTGGTTCCTGCCGATAGTCGCAGGGGCCGTCGTTTGGACTCTGCCATTGGCAGTTGGTCAAAGACTTGGACAAGTGGGGCTGGGGGATGTCAAGTTAGCTCCGGTGCTGGGAGCAGCCCTAGCAACATGCTCCTTTCGCGTGGCCCTTCTTGGACTAGCCGCCGCGTTTGTGGCAGCAGCCATCCGCGCACTGTTTCTAACAGTACGCGGGGGACTCTCTAAGAGGTTCTCCTTTGGCCCCTACCTGATGGGAAGTGCACTGGGGTGCTGGGCGCTTGCGACTCTTGGACCTCTGTCACCCGGCTCAAGCGGATTGTGA
- the aroC gene encoding chorismate synthase, whose product MLKWTTAGESHGPALVASLEGAPAGILVSTALIAEALAERRLGYGRGPRQQFEKDRVDILTGVRHGRTTGAPITIVIHNSEWPKWEAVMSADPVPQEALLVDAGRGDVREMARNKPLTRPRPGHADLAGVLSYRQEDARNILERASARETAARVALGAVAKQLLHQVCGTEIVSHVVSIGQASVRAVPLPTPADYDQLRASPVRTLGARAEEAFIKAIDEAEENQETIGGVAEVIAYNVPVGLGSHVSSDRKLDAAIAWALMSIQSAKAVEIGEGFETVASPGSAAHDEIVRQDGAITRSSNRAGGIEGGTSNGQPIVARVGFKPISTVPRALPSVDLATGEASSAFHQRSDTCQVVPGAVIAEAMVALVLAQALTDRFGGASVEEVRAQFDLQEAYVSSRLRIKQEGESS is encoded by the coding sequence ATGCTGAAATGGACAACTGCTGGAGAATCACACGGTCCCGCTTTGGTCGCTTCTCTGGAGGGCGCACCTGCAGGGATACTTGTAAGTACCGCTTTGATTGCGGAGGCGCTCGCTGAACGCCGACTAGGTTATGGTCGTGGGCCGAGGCAACAGTTTGAGAAGGACCGCGTCGATATCCTCACTGGTGTTCGCCATGGCCGCACAACCGGAGCACCAATCACCATCGTCATTCACAATTCCGAGTGGCCAAAGTGGGAGGCCGTGATGAGCGCTGATCCGGTACCACAAGAAGCTCTTCTTGTAGATGCTGGACGTGGTGATGTTCGGGAGATGGCGCGGAACAAACCGCTGACACGCCCTCGTCCCGGGCACGCCGACCTAGCAGGTGTTCTTTCTTACCGGCAGGAGGACGCAAGGAACATCCTGGAACGCGCATCCGCGCGAGAGACGGCTGCACGCGTCGCTCTTGGCGCAGTAGCAAAACAGCTTCTTCATCAAGTCTGCGGTACCGAGATCGTCTCCCACGTTGTGAGCATTGGGCAAGCAAGCGTACGAGCAGTCCCACTTCCCACCCCCGCAGACTACGACCAGTTGCGCGCTTCTCCAGTCCGCACCCTAGGGGCGAGGGCGGAAGAGGCCTTCATCAAAGCTATCGATGAGGCGGAAGAAAACCAGGAAACCATTGGCGGAGTTGCCGAAGTGATCGCGTACAACGTCCCCGTGGGACTCGGTTCTCACGTGTCATCAGACAGGAAGCTGGACGCGGCGATCGCGTGGGCCCTGATGAGTATCCAGTCTGCGAAGGCCGTGGAAATTGGTGAGGGCTTCGAGACTGTTGCGAGTCCCGGTTCGGCTGCTCACGACGAGATAGTGCGCCAGGATGGCGCCATCACCCGTTCCTCGAATAGGGCCGGGGGAATCGAGGGGGGAACCTCAAACGGTCAGCCTATCGTTGCAAGGGTTGGCTTCAAACCAATCTCCACTGTGCCCAGGGCTCTTCCTTCAGTTGATCTTGCAACCGGTGAGGCGAGCTCCGCTTTCCACCAGCGATCGGACACTTGCCAGGTAGTTCCGGGCGCTGTCATTGCCGAAGCAATGGTTGCCCTCGTCCTCGCACAGGCACTCACTGACCGTTTTGGCGGGGCGTCCGTCGAAGAGGTACGCGCCCAGTTCGACCTCCAGGAGGCATACGTCAGTAGCAGACTTCGCATCAAGCAGGAGGGTGAAAGCAGTTGA
- a CDS encoding replication-associated recombination protein A — MDLFDAQGIDSHGLPRPSASGPLAVRMRPTTVEELLGQSHLLTPGSPLARLLDSQSTSVPSVILWGPPGTGKTTLAYLIARQSGRRFAEVSAVNAGVKEVREVIASAKHALMASGEETVLFIDEVHRFSKSQQDALLPAVENQWITLVAATTENPSFSVISPLLSRSLLLVLHPLDDEAIGETLQRALKSASGLNAAVELGEGSLGVLTRIAGGDARKALTLLEAAAAATLDRGDRLITVEDVSTAAASALVRWDEDQHYDVASAFIKSMRGSDPNAAVHYLARMLEAGEDPRFVARRIMISAAEDVGLADPSVLQTAVAAAQAVAMVGMPEAQIILAEAVLAVATAPKSNTAVVAISKATEDVRSGKAGPVPLHLRDGHSSGSRKLGHGLDYVYSHDQPHAIAAGQTYLPDALRDANYYVPTGRGEEARIAASMEAIARLHKKATNQQGDQPLI, encoded by the coding sequence ATGGATCTATTTGATGCTCAAGGCATCGACAGTCATGGGCTGCCGCGGCCGTCGGCCTCGGGGCCCCTGGCTGTTCGGATGCGACCCACGACAGTGGAAGAACTTCTGGGCCAGTCGCATTTGCTGACTCCCGGCTCACCACTGGCTCGGCTCTTGGATTCTCAGTCAACTTCTGTACCGTCAGTCATCCTGTGGGGACCCCCGGGAACGGGAAAGACGACGTTGGCCTACCTGATTGCCCGCCAGTCTGGAAGACGGTTTGCTGAGGTTTCGGCTGTGAACGCTGGCGTCAAAGAGGTACGTGAGGTGATTGCGTCCGCAAAACATGCACTAATGGCCAGTGGTGAAGAAACGGTTCTGTTTATCGATGAGGTACACCGCTTCTCAAAATCACAACAGGATGCCCTTCTGCCTGCCGTAGAGAACCAGTGGATCACACTTGTTGCGGCGACAACCGAGAATCCCAGTTTTTCAGTAATTTCACCTTTGTTATCCAGGTCTCTACTCCTTGTACTTCACCCGCTGGATGACGAGGCGATAGGGGAGACCCTGCAACGCGCTCTAAAGAGCGCGTCCGGGTTGAACGCAGCCGTAGAACTTGGAGAGGGTTCACTGGGGGTTCTGACTCGCATTGCTGGTGGTGATGCCCGCAAAGCTTTGACACTCTTAGAAGCAGCGGCAGCAGCCACCCTCGACCGGGGTGACAGGTTAATCACGGTTGAGGATGTATCGACTGCTGCAGCGAGCGCACTGGTTCGCTGGGATGAGGACCAGCATTACGACGTAGCCAGCGCTTTCATTAAGTCGATGCGAGGTTCAGACCCCAATGCAGCTGTCCACTATCTGGCCCGAATGCTGGAAGCAGGTGAGGATCCGCGCTTCGTTGCCAGGAGAATCATGATTAGCGCCGCTGAGGATGTTGGCTTGGCCGATCCGAGTGTTCTCCAAACAGCAGTTGCCGCAGCTCAGGCCGTTGCGATGGTGGGAATGCCCGAAGCACAGATAATTCTTGCGGAGGCGGTTCTAGCGGTCGCAACTGCCCCGAAGTCCAACACGGCAGTGGTCGCAATCAGCAAGGCCACAGAGGACGTGAGGTCCGGTAAGGCAGGTCCCGTTCCATTGCATTTGCGTGATGGCCATAGTTCCGGATCTCGCAAGCTAGGTCATGGGCTCGACTACGTCTACTCCCACGACCAACCTCACGCAATCGCGGCTGGGCAGACCTATCTCCCTGATGCGCTCCGTGACGCCAACTACTATGTGCCGACCGGCAGGGGTGAAGAAGCCAGAATTGCGGCAAGCATGGAGGCGATCGCAAGACTTCACAAGAAGGCCACAAATCAACAAGGTGACCAACCGCTCATCTAA